The DNA window GGGGTAGCGGAATAAATATCAGGTCCTCTTTCAGTTTGTCCGGGTGAATCCTCATTCCCAGCACAGAGGCTATCTCAAGGTGCATTCCATGTCAGTATTGAGACAACCTCTCTCAGGGGGAGGGACTGGTGGAGGATACCGCATCGGTGCGGCGCAGCGACGCCGCGTAACTATCACGGTTTCCGGCTGACAGACGTCACCCGTACGCCCGGGAGGAGATAGAGGGGCGCAACGGTGCCTGGCGGCTCATCGCGGAGGGCGACGGGACTCTCGTAGAGGCGTGCGGCGGACGAGGCAGTCGGGAACCTGTCCGAACTATCGAACGTGGCTCGTTCACCGAAGAGCTGAGCGAGCACTTCTCTGAAGATGCTCAGGTGAGGCCCCATAAAGAACACCTCCCCCTCCAGTATCTTCGCGAACTCCGCCGGCTGGCAGACAAAAGGTTCTCTGGCGTGCGCGAATGAGCGCCCCTTCCTCTCGTACAGAGCTGTATAGAAGCCATAGCTGTGCGCATTGACGAGCGGGCATACCCTGGAAGCCGCCCCCTCGTATGTTGAGAGCAGATTGTCGAAGCAGCACACACCCCTGATCGGTATATTCAACGCGAGCGACAGTCCCCTCGCCGTCGCCAACCCTAGGCGGATGCCGGTGAATGAGCCGGGGCCGATACCGACCGCGATTCCGCGAAGCTCCTTAAGCCCCACGCCGTGCGCCTTGAGGAGTGCGTCCAGCGTCGGGAGCAGCGAGGTTGAGTGCCTCTCCCCGTCAGGGAGGTTCGCGTCCGCGATGACCGTGTCGCCCTCAACGACCGCGAGGCTCGCGTGCTGCGTTGAGCTTTCAATACAGAGGATCTTCATAATTGCATTAACCACAGATGAACACATCTCGCAACAGCAAAAAGCTTAAAGTGTAAGGTTGAAGGTTGCTGTATGCATGGTGAAAAATCTCAATACGTTATACTATGTGCTTTAAACCTTACACCTTGTGCTTTCAACTGTAGTGTTCATCAGCGCGCATCCTGTTCCATCATTTTTTTAATATTGTTACCGGATATGCTGATCCTTCGGGTTGATTCGCCCGTGACCTCGATCCTGATGCTGATGTGATCCGGCGGGAGGAGCGAACCCATCTTCTCCGCCCACTCAATCGCGATGACCCCGCGCCTGTCCAGGTAATCCTCCCAGCCGAGGTCAATCAGCTCGCGCCCATTCGCCACGCGGTAGAGGTCTATGTGGTAGAAGGGGATGGGACCGTCATATTCATTGATGATGACGAAGGTGGGACTATTCACACACGCCGAGGGGGCGACACCGAGGCCCGCCGCGATCCCCTGCACCATGCAGGTCTTGCCCGAGCCGAGCTCGCCGTGGAGCGCGACCACCGCCCCCTCTCTGAGCCGTCTGCCTATCCTCACGCCGAGCGCGCGGGTCTCCTCAACGCCCCTCGAAATAACCACAAGCCCCTGCTCAGTCAAAATGAGAGAACCCCCTTTCCTCCAGCGGTGTCTCCCCCTCGGGACCGATAAGCGTGATGCCACGCCCGGGATCAACAACCGTTCCTATGCGACTCACGCCGCAGGTGAAACGTGAAGAGAACTCACGGGTGAACTCTTCCTCCCTGCAGGAGGGATGGAGCGCGAAGAGGAGCTCGAAATCCTCCCCATCATAGAGCGCCCCTTTGAGCGCGGATGCTTCGTCTGCACCCTCGCGCGCATCGGGGCTGACCGGGATCCGCTCGCGCTCGATGCGGAACCCGACCGTGCTCGCTTCCGCCATCCGGTACAAGTCGCTCCCGAGTCCGTCGCTCAGGTCCATCATCGCCCTCACGGGGAAACGCCCCACGAGGAACCTCGCCTCCTCAATGCGGGGAGTGAAACTCAGATGCCTCCCCCTGAGCGAGCCCCCGAGGCGACCCGTTACCCACACCGAATCGCCCGACCGGGCCCCCGAGCGCAGGGCAACCCTGTCCCGCTCCACCTCCCCCACCACTGACACTGAAATCACCAGCGCCTGTCCGCTCCTGACGGTATCGCCACCCACCACGCCGCACCTGAAGCGCCCCGCGAGATCGTTGATCCCGCGGTAGAGCTCGATGCAGAATTCAACCGTCACGTCGCCTCGTGCGCCGAGCGATACCACTGCGGCGCGCGGCAGGCCCCCCATCCCGGCAATGTCGCTCAGGCTGCAGCCGAGCGCCTTCCATCCCACCTGGTAGGGGGTTGACTGGGAAAGGTCGAAATGAGTTCCCTCGACGAGCATATCCGTGGTGAGCAGCGTGAGCATACCCTCGCGGGGAGAGGCGAGGACCGCGGCATCGTCCCCGATGCCGACGACGGTCTCTGCCCCGATGAAGGCGCGCTTTTTGAGCTCGTCGATCAGTCCAAATTCGCCGATGTCTTTGAGTTTCATGAGAAAAAAGTTATCCAAGAGGAACAGGATGCACACAGATGCACGCAGATAGTTCAAAATCATGTCATCAGTGTGTATCCGCGTGCATCCTGTTTCACTATCGTTATCCTTGTTTCCACCTGCCGCTCAATGTGCCAGGAACAGGATTCACACAGATAGTTCAAAATCATGTTATCCGCGTGTATCTGCGTGCATCCTGTTTCATTTTTTCTTTTTAAATGCTGCGGGGATGTTCCGCTTATACGGCGGGCGGATGATTCCCCTCTCGGTGACGATCCCCCGGATGAAACGCGCGGGCGTCACGTCAAAGGCAGGATTGTAAACGCGCACATTCCGCGGCGCGATCCACTGGCCGCCGATCTTCCTCACCTCGTCGGGATGCCGCTGCTCGATCGGTATTTCATTCCCGGAGGATATCTCGAGGTCCACCGTTGAGGATGGCGCGGCGATGTAAAACGGCACCCGGTGGATCGCCGCGAGCCGGGCGAGGCTGTAGGTTCCGATCTTATTCGCCGTGTCACCGTTTGCGGCGATCCGGTCCGCCCCTGTGATGACAATGTCAATCTTCCCCTCACGCATCACCCACCCCGCCATACTGTCACTGATGAGCGTCGTATCGATCCCCGCGCGCATCAGCTCCCACGCGGTCAAACGCGCTCCCTGGAGCAACGGGCGCGTCTCATCCACGAAAACACGTATGCGCTTTCCCTGTTCATGCGCGAGAAAAATGATCGCGAGCGCAGTTCCGTACTCGCCGGTGGCAAGGCCTCCCGCGTTGCAGTGCGTGAGCACCGTGTCTCCGTCCTTCAGCAATACCGCACCGGCCTTCCCGATCCTGCGGCACATTTCATTATCCTCTCTCAAAATCCCGATCGCCTCCCGTTCGAGGATTCGCTTGAGCTCCGGGATATCATCTGTCCCACTGCGCTCGGCAGCGCGCACCATCCTCTTGAGCGCCCAGAAGAGGTTCACCGCAGTGGGCCTCGAGGTGCCGAGGTAGCCGGCAACGCGCCTGAGCTCCCTCATGAAACTCTTGAAAATTTTTGCGCGGGAGCGGCGCATTCCCAGTGCGATCCCCATGGCGCCGGCAATCCCGATCGCCGGCGCACCGCGCACCGCGAGGCTCCTGATGGCGCGCCACACGTCCTCCGGGGTCGCGCAGTTCAGATAGATGAGCTTGCCGGGCAACAGCCGCTGATCGACGATCCGCATACTTCCATTGACCCAGTCAATGGTCTTGAGTCCCATGGTGATCCTCTCAAAACAAGCTATTAAGCAATCGAGAAGGAACAGAATAATACGCCCAGACTATCTCTTCGCCCTCACTCAGGACACGCTCTCTATCAGGCGAGCGAGGAAGAAATTGTACCACATCCCGCGCCACCTTCTCACATGGAAAGCGAACGGACGAGGAGGGCGCCGACCACCGCGACGCTGTTCTGGCAGATGTGGATAACGATTGAGGGCACGAGCGAGCCGCTCGATTCAAAGACGCAGGCGAGAAGCACGCCGAGCCCCACGATCGGCAGAAAGACGGAGAAGCTCGCGTGGAGCGCCGAGAAAAGGAGTGCGGTGAACACAATGCTCGGCCAGCGACTCCAGCGCCGCCGCAATGCCTGGTAGGCGAAACCGCGGAAGAAGACCTCTTCAAAAACCGGCCCCACAACCGCCACGAAGACCACCAGAAACACAAGCGAGGGCGATGAGAGATCGGCAAAGAAAAAGCCTATCTGCTCCTGCGGATCGAGCCTGACGCCCACACGGCGTGCCGCCGCCTCGGTGAACCAGGTGAGCAGGAGCAGGAGGGGGAGGAAGCCGACATAGCCCCTCACGCCGGTAGCGACATGGCTGAGGACATTCCCTGGAGCGAGGCCGAGCTGACCGAGCGCGCTGCGCCATCGCGAGGAAACGCACTGGAAGAGAACGCACAGGGCGGCGAGCTCGGCGAGAAATTGTACTGTGACGGTGAAAGAGATATCGGAGGCTCCCCCATGGCAATACCCGCACATGGGATAGAACGCAGCCAGCGAGAAAAACGCCATGAAGAAGACAACAATTACCTTCGCGACGTCAGCAAGCCCCCACCCCACAGCAGACTCAACGAGCGACCATGGGGCGCCCCTCATTATACGACGCCACACGAAACGGATATCGATCAGTATCCCGAGAAATACGACGAGAGTGAACGCCGAGGATGCTGCCTTGAAAAAATGAGACCCCTCCGCCGCCTTTTCGAACGCCCGCAGAATCTCAATCTCGCTGGGGATGCGGCGCGCCTCGCCCCTGACCGGATGCCCCGCGCCGCTCCACTCAGTGATGGAGGGTATTGCCAGAAGCAGGAAAAGCGCGAAGAGGAACAACGTGAGCCAGGAGCACTGTGACCGTTGTGTGGTTCCCACCCATCACCCCCGCGGTAGCCGAGTGATGATGGTAGCATTCCCGGCGTATCAGCGGCAAGACCATTAACCATGGAGTTTCCCCATTTTCGCTGCGAACCTTCAAATTTTAACCACGGAGAGTCTCCTTCTAGTGACCAGAAACAGGAAACTATTGTTGCTGTTTTTAAAGATCTCCGTGGTGAAACATTATTTCTGGGTTATCCATGAGACATTGTTAATTTCATTTGGTGATTTTTGTATCTCACTGCTGATAAGGATATCCCGTGATTGCGCTTGTCATTTCCGGGGAATGTCCTGTCCGTATCAATTTGACCGCCAGGTTCTCTTAGGATATACTTATAGCAGCCGCATCCATAATGGAGCCGCACCCATGCTTTCGTTGTCATATCCGATCCATGACGGTCTCCTCAAGCTCGCCACCGCGCTGCGGTACTCCTTCGCCATTCTTCCCGGCCTGGCGCTCGCGCTGAAGCCACCCGCTCCGCGCAGGCGCCGCCTCGCCCGTGACAGAGCCTCCGATCTCTTCGAGGTGCTCGAGGCATTCCCATTCTTCGTCGTCATAGAGGATTCCGATTACACCATCCGCTTCATGAACGGAAAATTGCGGAAGAAATTCGGCAATAGAACCGGGGAAAAGTGCTACCGTGCATTTATCGGGCGTGAGAGTCCGTGCGCCATGTGCCCGGTGCGGGCGATCCTCCATGAGGGGAAGGAATATTTTACTTACTTTCCGCAGTATAGAGATGGGCTCTGGTACGAATCCTCCGCCGCCCCATTCGCCATGCCGGACGGGAGCACGGTCATCATCGAAATACTCCGCGATATCACCGAAAAGAAGAAAGCCGAAAATGTCGTCCAGCAATTCACCAAGGCGCTCAAGCAACTCGTTTCGGAAAAAACAGACGAACTCAGGCAGTCAGAAGAACGGTACCGCAATCTCTTTGAGAACGCCAGCGACGCGATCTTCACCATCGATCCGGCAGAGGATCGCATTCTCAGTGCAAACCACATGGCTGAGGCCATCACCGGCTATCGCACCAAAGAGCTGCTCGCCATGAAGCATTCGCGCCTCTACCTCCCCGGTGAGTTCGAGAGGATCTCGCGATCCTTGCGAGAAGCCCCCGGAGGATCGGGCGCCCCCACCACGGTTGAGATGCTCAGGAAAGACGGCACAGGGGTTCCGATAGACATCAGCGCGACCGCTGTCGCTCATGCAGGCAAGGAGATCATCCTCGCAATCTGCCGCGACATATCTCAGCGGCTGATACTCGAGAAGCGGATGCGGGAGCTCGCGAGCGTTGTTGAGACCATGCGCCCGAGCGTCATCATCACCGACCTGAACCAGAGGATCATCTACGCCAACCCTGCCGCGCAGAAGATGCTTGGCTACCGCGAGGAAGAGATGATCGGCCAGCTCGCGAGAGAGATTTTCGAGGGGATATCCGGCAACCCTTCCGATCTCGGGAGGAGCGTGCGCGAGGAGGCTCAGAACGGATACTGGGAAGGTGAAATCTTTAACCGGAAAAAGTCCGGCGAGATCATCCCTGTGTTCCTCCGGATGTGCATGATCAAAAATAAGAAAGGTGAACTGATCGGGTATGCGGGGATATGCGAGGATATCACTCGGCGGAAGCGGATGGAGGGAGAGCTGATCCAGAAAGAGAAGCTCTCAGCCCTCGGTGAGTTTACCTCGGCCATCGCCCACGAAATCAACAATCCGCTCACGGGGGTGCTGGGATACGCCGAGATTCTCCAGCACGCCGAGTCTCCGAAAGATTTCAGAGAAGACGTTCAACGCCTCTATAAAGAGGCCATCCGCTGCCAGTGTCTGGTTAAGAACCTCCTCATATTCGCCCGGAGATCCGCTCCCCACAAAGAGTTCAGCAATATCAACGAGATCATCGAAAAGTCAATCGATCTCAAAGGCTACCAGCTCAAAGCCGATCAGATTGAGGTGGTCACACACCTGGACAGGAGCATCCCCGCGTCCATCATGGACCCCCATCAGATACAGCAGGTTTTCCTCAATATTATTGATAACGCCCACCACGCCCTGAAAGAACAGCGCGGCATCAGGCGGATCACCGTGACGAGCGCATTAAAAGATGGAACTATAGCGGTTTCCTTCAGCGACAATGGCCCCCCTATCCCGGCAGAGATCATGGATAAAATTTTCCTCCCGTTCTTCACCACCAAGGAGTTCGGGCAGGGAACAGGGCTTGGACTCAGCATCGCCCACGGGATTATCCAGGAACACGGAGGTGAAATCCGCGCGCAGAGCAAGGAGGGGAAGGAAACCACATTCACGGTGGCGATTCCCTTCGGAGGTCACTGATGAGCGATCGCCGCTGGATCAACACCGATAGTGGCGCGCGTTCAAGAGATCGTTCGGCAGCCTAGCCGCTGAATGCTTTCAAAGTATAGCCGCCTCCCGATTTTTGGAGCACGCAGTTATAATATGTTTTGTCCCTACTGTTGACCATCCTCTGAATGATGAGAAAGTCACTCGGGATAATCTGATCCCGAATAGAGGCAATTTCGTCACGACGAAACCAGCCGAGCGTCCCCTCCCCGTTGCGGGCGATCACGGTCGTGCGCGGCATCAGCTCGCACAGGTGCAGTAA is part of the Candidatus Auribacterota bacterium genome and encodes:
- the tsaB gene encoding tRNA (adenosine(37)-N6)-threonylcarbamoyltransferase complex dimerization subunit type 1 TsaB, whose amino-acid sequence is MKILCIESSTQHASLAVVEGDTVIADANLPDGERHSTSLLPTLDALLKAHGVGLKELRGIAVGIGPGSFTGIRLGLATARGLSLALNIPIRGVCCFDNLLSTYEGAASRVCPLVNAHSYGFYTALYERKGRSFAHAREPFVCQPAEFAKILEGEVFFMGPHLSIFREVLAQLFGERATFDSSDRFPTASSAARLYESPVALRDEPPGTVAPLYLLPGVRVTSVSRKP
- a CDS encoding PAS domain S-box protein, with amino-acid sequence MLSLSYPIHDGLLKLATALRYSFAILPGLALALKPPAPRRRRLARDRASDLFEVLEAFPFFVVIEDSDYTIRFMNGKLRKKFGNRTGEKCYRAFIGRESPCAMCPVRAILHEGKEYFTYFPQYRDGLWYESSAAPFAMPDGSTVIIEILRDITEKKKAENVVQQFTKALKQLVSEKTDELRQSEERYRNLFENASDAIFTIDPAEDRILSANHMAEAITGYRTKELLAMKHSRLYLPGEFERISRSLREAPGGSGAPTTVEMLRKDGTGVPIDISATAVAHAGKEIILAICRDISQRLILEKRMRELASVVETMRPSVIITDLNQRIIYANPAAQKMLGYREEEMIGQLAREIFEGISGNPSDLGRSVREEAQNGYWEGEIFNRKKSGEIIPVFLRMCMIKNKKGELIGYAGICEDITRRKRMEGELIQKEKLSALGEFTSAIAHEINNPLTGVLGYAEILQHAESPKDFREDVQRLYKEAIRCQCLVKNLLIFARRSAPHKEFSNINEIIEKSIDLKGYQLKADQIEVVTHLDRSIPASIMDPHQIQQVFLNIIDNAHHALKEQRGIRRITVTSALKDGTIAVSFSDNGPPIPAEIMDKIFLPFFTTKEFGQGTGLGLSIAHGIIQEHGGEIRAQSKEGKETTFTVAIPFGGH
- the tsaE gene encoding tRNA (adenosine(37)-N6)-threonylcarbamoyltransferase complex ATPase subunit type 1 TsaE; translation: MVISRGVEETRALGVRIGRRLREGAVVALHGELGSGKTCMVQGIAAGLGVAPSACVNSPTFVIINEYDGPIPFYHIDLYRVANGRELIDLGWEDYLDRRGVIAIEWAEKMGSLLPPDHISIRIEVTGESTRRISISGNNIKKMMEQDAR
- the thiL gene encoding thiamine-phosphate kinase, translating into MKLKDIGEFGLIDELKKRAFIGAETVVGIGDDAAVLASPREGMLTLLTTDMLVEGTHFDLSQSTPYQVGWKALGCSLSDIAGMGGLPRAAVVSLGARGDVTVEFCIELYRGINDLAGRFRCGVVGGDTVRSGQALVISVSVVGEVERDRVALRSGARSGDSVWVTGRLGGSLRGRHLSFTPRIEEARFLVGRFPVRAMMDLSDGLGSDLYRMAEASTVGFRIERERIPVSPDAREGADEASALKGALYDGEDFELLFALHPSCREEEFTREFSSRFTCGVSRIGTVVDPGRGITLIGPEGETPLEERGFSHFD
- a CDS encoding CPBP family intramembrane metalloprotease, whose protein sequence is MGTTQRSQCSWLTLFLFALFLLLAIPSITEWSGAGHPVRGEARRIPSEIEILRAFEKAAEGSHFFKAASSAFTLVVFLGILIDIRFVWRRIMRGAPWSLVESAVGWGLADVAKVIVVFFMAFFSLAAFYPMCGYCHGGASDISFTVTVQFLAELAALCVLFQCVSSRWRSALGQLGLAPGNVLSHVATGVRGYVGFLPLLLLLTWFTEAAARRVGVRLDPQEQIGFFFADLSSPSLVFLVVFVAVVGPVFEEVFFRGFAYQALRRRWSRWPSIVFTALLFSALHASFSVFLPIVGLGVLLACVFESSGSLVPSIVIHICQNSVAVVGALLVRSLSM
- the mtnA gene encoding S-methyl-5-thioribose-1-phosphate isomerase; this translates as MGLKTIDWVNGSMRIVDQRLLPGKLIYLNCATPEDVWRAIRSLAVRGAPAIGIAGAMGIALGMRRSRAKIFKSFMRELRRVAGYLGTSRPTAVNLFWALKRMVRAAERSGTDDIPELKRILEREAIGILREDNEMCRRIGKAGAVLLKDGDTVLTHCNAGGLATGEYGTALAIIFLAHEQGKRIRVFVDETRPLLQGARLTAWELMRAGIDTTLISDSMAGWVMREGKIDIVITGADRIAANGDTANKIGTYSLARLAAIHRVPFYIAAPSSTVDLEISSGNEIPIEQRHPDEVRKIGGQWIAPRNVRVYNPAFDVTPARFIRGIVTERGIIRPPYKRNIPAAFKKKK